Genomic window (Candidatus Polarisedimenticolia bacterium):
CCAGGCGAGCTTCTTGCCGTCGGGAGACCAGATGGGCGGGAAGTGCCAGCCCGGCTCGACCTTGCCGATCTGGCGCGGCGGCGCGCTGTTGTCGGCGGAGTGCAGCATCAGCTGCTCCTCCCCGTCCACCTCGGTCCAGGCGGCGATCGTCTTGCCGTCGGGGGAGAAGGAGGGGAACTTGGTGCGGTCGGCGCTGTCCTCGGTGATCCGCCGGATCAGCCCCTTCTTGTGGGTGCGCGTCACGAAGAGGTCGCCGCGAGTCTCCAGGACGATCCGCTCGCCGTCTTTGGAAAGGCCCCACGAGGTCAGCGTCTCCATCGGGTCGACGAAACGCTCGCGGATCTGCAGGCGATCGGTCGGCAGCTGCACCGGGATCTGCTGATTCTTTCCGGAGGCCAGGTCGAAGCTCCAGAGATCCATCTTGTGCTGGTAGACGATCTTCCCGTCTCCCATCGAGGGCCAGCGGACGTCGTAATCCTCGAAGTCGGTGAGGCGCTTGACGTCGCCGCCGTCGGGCTTCATCGAAGCGAGGTTCGGCCGGCCCCAGCGATCGGTGACGAAATAGATGCGGCCGTCGTCGGCCCACATCGGGAAAGCGTCCTTGCCTTCGTATTGGGTTACCTCGGTGAAGGAGAGCGGCTCCAGCGTCCCGACATAGATCTGCTCCGCCTCGCCCCCCTTGTAGCGCTTCCAGTTGTGGAACTCGAGGCCGATCTTCTGCGTGGCAATCCGCTTGCCGTTCGGCTCGTAGCTGATCCAGGCGGCCGGCTCGAGGGGCACCAGCGACGGAATGCCTCCTTCGGGCGGGATGCTGTAGACGCGGAAGTCGTTGTGCGGGGTGTCGCGCCGGCTGCGGAAGAGGATCTTGCCGTCCCGCGTCCATCCCAGCGCCTGGTCGGGCATCGGATGGAAGGTGAGGCGGCGCGGCTCGCCGCCGGAAACCGGCATCACGTAGACGTCGTCGTTACCCTCGTACTGGGCGGTAAATGCGATCCAGGCGCCGTCGGGGGACAGGCGCGGGAACTTCTCCTCTCCCTCATAGGCGGTCAGCCGCATCGCCGTCCCCCCCGCCACCGGCACCTTCCAGAGATCTCCTTCCGACGCGAACACTACCGTTCCCCCGCCGATGGTGGGATAACGGTAGAAGCCGTCGGGGGGATCGGGCGGCGCGGCCGGGAGCGACGTCGGAAAGGTGAGAGGAGTGCAGGCCAGAGCCAGCGCAAGCGCGGCGACCCGCAGCGGGAGAGTTGGGCGCACAGGAATGCTCCTAGAGGGAAAATGCCCGATTTGAGTGTGGGTCCCGGGACAAGCCGGCTCCTGGCACCCATCGGGCCAGGCGCAGAAAAGAAGCTTCCATCAGGCGGGGGAGCCCCTCCGGCGGTATTTCTGACGCTAAGTCTCTATGCGGCCGGAACTAAGGCGTTTCGAGGCACACCGAACCCGGCCATTTTCTCCTTAGAATACGCGGGAGATTGCATCCGGGTTTCCTCCGGCGGGTCTTTCGGACCACCCAAGCACCTCCTCCAGATACTCGAGCACCGCCCAGCCGGCCCAGAAGCGGGGCGGATGGGCTTGCCAGTAACCGACATGGCCCCCGCGGCCCGGCTGCACCAGGGTCAGACGGGGACACGCTTCGCGCGCCGATCGGAAGATCTCGGCGGGGACGAAGGGATCGTCCCGGGAGGAGAGAATCAGGGTCGGAACGGCGATCGTTTCGAGAAACGGGGCGGCGCTGGCGTGCCGGTAGTAGTCATCGGCCGATGCATAGCCGGCATCGGGAGCGGTGAACAGCTCGTCGAAACGCCGGACCGATCGGATTCGCAAAGGGTCGGCGGCCGGCCCGGGAACTATCCGGACCCGGCGGATGCGCCGCAGGAGGCTGCACAGGCGCCAGGTGAAATAGCCGTGATAGACGGCGTTGTTCCAGCGCTCCAGGCTGCGCACGCTGGCTTCCAGATCGACCGGGGGGTTGACGGCGGCGATCGCCGCGGCGTGGCAGCGCCCGCCGGCCATCCCGGCGTAACGGAGGACCAGGTTGCCCCCCAGGGAGAATCCCACGATCGTAAAGGGTCGGGCAAACCCCGCCTCAGCCAGCGATTCCAGGACGCTTCCGGCATCGTCCGATTGCCCGGCGTTGTAGAGCGTCCGCGCGAGTGCCTCGGTCCCTCCGCAGTTCCTCAGGTTGACGCGGACGGTGATCCAGCCCCGTGAGAGGGCCAGCGACGCGGTGCGCCGCATGTAGCCCGAATCGGCGGAGCCTCCCAGACCATGGACCAGGACGAGGGTCCCGCGGGGCGCCGCCGGACGATCCACCCGCAGCAGCAGGCGATTTCCAGGCGCCGCCTCCACCTGCAAGGTCTCGCTTTCCCTTGGGGGCCAGGAAGGAGGGAAGAAGGCCGGCACGATCGTCTGAAGGTGCCTGCCGGGAAGGTAGGGAGCGGGACGAAAGCCGTCGAAATCAGCAGAAATCAAGCGGGCTCCCCCCAGGGATTCCGGGCCGCCCGTTCAAGGGGCCGGAGCTTCGGGGGCCGAAAGATAGCAAATTCCTCCCTGCTTCAGGAACTTCCACCGGCCGCTCTCCGTACCTAGCCCCAGAACGGACTAATCCACAAGGGGGGTCATCCCATGAAGCGAGCGCTGGCAGTGGCGGGAATCCTGGCCCTGGCGATCGGCGTGGCTTGCGCCGCGTCGGCGAAATCCGGGTCCAAATCGACGAGCGACAAGTGGCTGCACGTCAGGGTTGAAGACGGGACCGGCGAGGATGGGGAAAGGGTCCATGTGAACATTCCGCTCTCCCTGGCCGAGGCGGTCCTTCCCGCCATTGATGTGGACAACTTCCATAATGGGAAGGTGCGCATCGAGATGGATGGCGGCGATTCCCCCGTCAAGGACATCGACCTGCGAAAAATCCTGGTGGCGCTGCGCGACACCAAGGACGGGAACTTCGTCACGGTGGAAGGCTCGAAGGACCAGGTTCAGGTGGCGAAGCAGGGCGGCTACCTGCTGGCCAAGGTCCGCGAAGGGAAATCGGGCGGCACCCGGGTGGATGCCAAGATCCCCTTCGCGGTGGTCGATGCCATGCTGTCGGGATCCAAGGACGAGATCGATCTGGCGGCGGGAATCCGCGCGCTCGGCGAGCATGGTGACGGCGTCCTGGTGACCGTGGACGACAAGGACAGCAAGGTCCGGATCTGGGTCGACTCGCGCAACGAGTCGGAATAGCGAGGCCGCCATGCGAAAGCTTCTGGGCAACGAGCGCGGGATCTCCCTTCCCGGAGGGATGCTGGCCGCCGCGGGCGTGGCGACGATTCTGGCCGGCAGCTTCGTCCTCAGCCAGGGGATGATCCGGGTCTCGGTGGACGAGCATCGGGATGGTGGGGATCACATCCACCTGATGGTGCCGGGGGCGATCGTTCCCGCCGCGTTGGCCTTTATCCCGGCGCGTGAGATTGGCCGGCACATGCCCCTGGAAGCGAAGCGGCACCTGCCGGTGGTCGAGGCGGCGCTGCAGGAGATCTCCAGGCTCCCCGACTGCACGCTGGTTGAGGTCGAGGGCCGCGACGAGCACGTGCGGATCAGGATTGAGGACGGCAGGGTGGTCATCGACGTGAACGATCGTGGGGACGAGGTGCACGTGACGATGCCGCTCTCCACCGCACGCTCGGTGCTGCGTAAGATCCAGAGCGCCGCCGAGTATGCCACGGGCGATCCGGACGGGAGCGGCGGCTGGGGATGCACCCACGTGCATGAGGGCGGTCACCACGAGGTTGACTGCCACGATTCTGAAGGCGCGGATGACAAGGAAACGGATGATGGAGACGCGGCGACCCTCTAGTCACGCGGGCGCCCGCGATGAACGTGAACGAACCAAGCAGGGCCGGGGCAACCCGGCCCTTTCAGCTTCCCCCAGATCAAGTGTCGGCCCTTCACGCGCGGCCGCTCTTCAGCCGCCGCGTGAAAGGGTGCCTCTGCTCACTTTGTCTTGATCAAATTCTCGAGCGCGCTACGCGCCTCATCCAGGTTCACCGTGTGGTCCGGCTGCTTGAAGACCGCCTTGCCGTGGGCGTCGCGGATGACTAGCCCGTGGGTCTTGAATCCCAGCTCCTGGATCGCTTTCTTCGCCGGTTCCGTCGAGGCATCGACGTTCGCCGCCTTCACCTTCCCCGGGAATTCCTGCTCGAGACCGCTCACGGCGGGTTTCAGCTTGGCGCAGACCATTCAGCCGGGCAGGTAGTAGTAGGTAACCTCCAGCATCCCCTTGGCGGCCGCAGCTCCCTTGGCTGCCGGCGCGACCTGGGTCGGGACGCCGAAGGTCTGCCCGAGCGTGGCGGCGAGCAACACCGCCAGAACGACACTCCACAGTCTCCTATCCATCGGCAGACTCCCCCTCCTCATGAGCTGAGCTGGAATGACACAGCCAAATGATAGCAGTCTGCGAGCTTTTCATGCACCTCTGCCGAAGCGGCCGAGATGAAGTGCCGGTCACGCGCGGCCGTTCTCCGGCCGCCGCGTGCAAGGGTGTCCCTGCCAAACCCGATAAGGCGCCACTACTTCGAGGAGGCGGCACTCGCTCCGGCGGCGGCTGCCGCTGCGGCGATCGCCTTCTTCTGGGCCGGAACGAAATCCTCCAGCAGCGCCTGCCGCAGGAGCTTGGGGGGAACCAGGCCCTGGGACAGGATGAAATCGTGGTACTTCTGCACGTCGAGACGGCCGCCGAGCGCCCGCTCGACA
Coding sequences:
- a CDS encoding alpha/beta fold hydrolase, producing the protein MISADFDGFRPAPYLPGRHLQTIVPAFFPPSWPPRESETLQVEAAPGNRLLLRVDRPAAPRGTLVLVHGLGGSADSGYMRRTASLALSRGWITVRVNLRNCGGTEALARTLYNAGQSDDAGSVLESLAEAGFARPFTIVGFSLGGNLVLRYAGMAGGRCHAAAIAAVNPPVDLEASVRSLERWNNAVYHGYFTWRLCSLLRRIRRVRIVPGPAADPLRIRSVRRFDELFTAPDAGYASADDYYRHASAAPFLETIAVPTLILSSRDDPFVPAEIFRSAREACPRLTLVQPGRGGHVGYWQAHPPRFWAGWAVLEYLEEVLGWSERPAGGNPDAISRVF